In Pseudomonadota bacterium, a single window of DNA contains:
- a CDS encoding rRNA pseudouridine synthase: MSESKDEGERIAKRIARAGLASRREAERMIADGRVAVDGKVLDSPAVLVTQASQITVDGKALPAAEKTRLWRYHKPRGLLSTHRDPEGRATLFDNLPQDLPRVISVGRLDLNSEGLILLTNDGALARHLELPSTGWIRRYRVRVHGRVDAEALRPLGKGITVDGVAYGPIEAALERQQGSNAWLAVALREGKNREVRKAMEHLGWSVTRLIRIAYGPFQLGHLSPGQVEEVTGKVLREQIGRVGVPAAHGGRRR, translated from the coding sequence ATGAGCGAATCCAAGGATGAGGGCGAACGCATCGCCAAGCGCATCGCTAGGGCTGGGCTTGCCTCGCGCCGCGAGGCCGAGCGCATGATCGCCGACGGAAGGGTCGCGGTCGACGGCAAGGTGCTCGACAGTCCGGCCGTGCTGGTGACCCAGGCGAGCCAGATCACCGTCGACGGCAAGGCGTTGCCGGCAGCCGAGAAGACCAGGCTCTGGCGCTATCACAAGCCGCGCGGCCTCTTGTCCACCCATCGCGATCCCGAAGGGCGGGCGACCTTGTTCGACAATCTGCCCCAGGACTTGCCGCGGGTGATCTCAGTCGGCCGTCTCGACCTCAACTCCGAAGGCCTCATCCTGTTGACCAATGACGGAGCGCTCGCGCGCCATTTGGAGCTGCCCAGCACCGGCTGGATCAGACGCTACCGGGTGCGGGTGCACGGGCGCGTCGATGCCGAGGCGCTCCGGCCGCTTGGCAAGGGCATCACCGTGGACGGCGTTGCCTATGGCCCGATCGAGGCAGCGCTCGAGCGCCAGCAAGGCAGCAATGCCTGGCTCGCCGTCGCGCTGAGGGAGGGCAAGAACCGGGAGGTCCGCAAGGCGATGGAGCATCTGGGCTGGTCCGTCACCCGCCTCATCCGGATCGCCTACGGTCCCTTCCAGCTGGGCCATCTCAGCCCGGGTCAAGTCGAGGAGGTCACCGGCAAGGTCTTGCGCGAGCAGATCGGCCGTGTGGGGGTCCCGGCCGCTCACGGAGGCAGGCGGCGGTGA
- the rsmD gene encoding 16S rRNA (guanine(966)-N(2))-methyltransferase RsmD: MKIIAGRFKRRTIEAPPGTDVRPTSGRARQALFNTLAHGDWGVGLEGAAVLDAFAGTGALGLEALSRGASHVSFLENDRQALASLRRNIRTLAVEAETTLIAVDATRPGRAKAAVDLAFLDPPYGRGLAQKALTALGEGGWFKPGALVVVEVAAAEDIDDSEAFRLLEERRYGKAKLVFLAAADGRG, translated from the coding sequence GTGAAGATCATCGCCGGTCGGTTCAAGCGCCGGACCATCGAAGCGCCGCCGGGCACCGATGTGCGTCCGACCTCGGGTCGCGCCCGCCAGGCGCTGTTCAACACCCTCGCGCATGGCGATTGGGGCGTGGGCTTAGAGGGTGCCGCGGTCCTGGACGCGTTCGCCGGCACCGGCGCGCTCGGGCTCGAAGCCCTCTCCCGCGGCGCCAGCCATGTGAGCTTTCTCGAGAATGACCGACAGGCGCTGGCCTCGCTCCGGCGCAACATCCGCACGCTTGCGGTCGAGGCCGAAACCACGCTCATCGCCGTGGATGCGACGCGCCCCGGCCGGGCCAAGGCTGCCGTCGACCTTGCCTTCCTCGATCCGCCCTATGGGAGGGGCCTCGCCCAGAAGGCGCTGACGGCGCTCGGCGAAGGCGGCTGGTTCAAGCCCGGCGCCTTGGTCGTGGTCGAGGTCGCGGCCGCCGAGGACATCGATGATTCCGAGGCGTTTCGTCTCTTGGAGGAGCGTCGCTACGGCAAGGCGAAGCTGGTCTTCCTTGCGGCTGCGGACGGGCGGGGTTAG
- a CDS encoding DMT family transporter, whose amino-acid sequence MRRKPSEPRSPLPALLLPTPTREDIKRGIAYMSASVLLFALLNVLVKWLMETYAAPQVLLFRSLFAVIPCAWLIWRSGGIAVLRTRHPFWHVSRAGVQFISMVAIFTAYGMMPLADAVAITYASPLFLTALSVPVLGEKVGVHRWGAVMLGFIGVLIMVRPGAGGSLIQLGALLALTNALIGACLSLSVRAMTVSETAVAMVSYQALFTFLLALPMQPFVWVQPTPFDFLLLASLGLGSAVGQYWWTQAFRLAPASVNAPFSYTALVWAIGFGWLIWGDVPSQGLMLGAGIVVVSGLYILYRETVRRVPRSALAAKRPVI is encoded by the coding sequence ATGCGCCGGAAGCCGTCCGAGCCCCGATCTCCCTTGCCAGCCCTCTTGCTCCCCACACCCACCCGCGAGGATATCAAGCGCGGCATCGCCTATATGTCGGCCTCGGTCTTGCTGTTCGCGCTCCTGAACGTGCTGGTGAAGTGGCTGATGGAGACCTATGCCGCACCCCAGGTGCTGCTCTTCCGCTCTCTCTTCGCCGTCATCCCCTGCGCCTGGCTGATCTGGCGGAGCGGCGGAATCGCCGTCCTGCGCACGCGGCATCCGTTCTGGCATGTGAGTCGGGCCGGGGTGCAGTTCATCTCCATGGTCGCCATCTTCACCGCCTACGGCATGATGCCGCTCGCCGACGCGGTCGCCATCACCTATGCCTCGCCCTTGTTCCTGACCGCGCTTTCGGTGCCGGTCCTGGGCGAGAAGGTGGGGGTGCATCGCTGGGGTGCGGTGATGCTGGGATTCATCGGCGTCCTCATCATGGTTCGGCCTGGGGCCGGCGGCAGCCTGATCCAGCTCGGCGCCCTCTTGGCGCTCACCAACGCGCTCATCGGCGCCTGCCTCTCCTTGAGCGTGCGCGCCATGACGGTGAGCGAGACAGCGGTCGCCATGGTGAGCTACCAGGCCTTGTTCACCTTCCTCCTGGCCCTGCCGATGCAGCCCTTCGTCTGGGTCCAGCCCACCCCGTTCGATTTCCTGCTGCTGGCCTCGCTCGGCCTCGGCTCGGCGGTCGGGCAGTATTGGTGGACCCAGGCGTTTCGCCTGGCACCCGCCTCGGTCAACGCGCCCTTCTCCTACACGGCGCTGGTCTGGGCGATCGGCTTCGGCTGGCTCATCTGGGGCGACGTGCCGAGCCAGGGACTCATGCTCGGCGCCGGCATCGTGGTCGTGAGCGGTCTCTACATCCTCTACCGCGAGACGGTCCGCCGGGTGCCGCGCTCGGCGCTGGCCGCCAAGCGGCCGGTGATCTAA
- a CDS encoding DMT family transporter encodes MTIVFYYGFFCTLVLGLVQPFSWTWPDWRALLLFALLGTLGGVAQYFLTQAYRFAPASLVAPFDYSQLVWTAAFGFLVFGDLPALATWMGALLIAGSGVYIFQREARGREKPSTPA; translated from the coding sequence TTGACCATCGTCTTCTACTATGGCTTCTTCTGCACCCTCGTCCTCGGCTTGGTGCAGCCCTTCTCCTGGACCTGGCCGGACTGGCGGGCGCTTCTGCTCTTTGCCCTGCTCGGCACCTTGGGGGGCGTGGCGCAATACTTCCTGACTCAGGCCTATCGGTTCGCCCCGGCGAGCCTGGTCGCTCCCTTCGACTACAGCCAGCTCGTCTGGACCGCGGCCTTCGGATTCCTGGTCTTCGGCGATCTGCCCGCGCTCGCCACCTGGATGGGGGCGCTCTTGATCGCCGGCAGCGGCGTCTACATCTTCCAGCGCGAGGCGCGGGGCCGCGAGAAGCCGTCGACACCAGCGTGA
- a CDS encoding DMT family transporter, with protein sequence MTLPAASAGGVRPALADRRPLGIASMLIAAAVFSVTNVLIKYLSDGFPTTEIMFFRSLFALPTALLMVWRAGGIGLIRTKHPMGHLLRALLGLGAMGSLYYAFKLLPATDTVAIFFGTPIVVTLLSIPLLGERVGWRRWSAILVGFLGVLVIAGPEGRIFEMGVVAALASCLFYGLVSVLLRTLSRSEES encoded by the coding sequence TTGACCCTACCCGCCGCCTCCGCCGGGGGCGTCCGCCCCGCCCTTGCCGACCGCCGCCCGCTCGGCATCGCCTCCATGCTCATCGCCGCCGCGGTGTTCTCGGTCACCAATGTGCTGATCAAATACCTGTCGGACGGCTTTCCGACGACGGAGATCATGTTCTTCCGCAGCCTGTTTGCGCTGCCGACCGCGCTCCTCATGGTGTGGCGGGCGGGCGGCATCGGGCTGATCCGGACCAAGCATCCCATGGGGCATTTGTTGCGGGCACTCTTGGGCCTGGGCGCCATGGGCTCGCTCTATTACGCCTTCAAGCTGCTGCCGGCCACGGACACGGTCGCGATCTTTTTCGGCACGCCGATCGTGGTGACCTTGCTGTCGATTCCGCTCCTGGGCGAGCGGGTCGGCTGGCGGCGCTGGTCGGCCATCCTCGTCGGCTTCCTCGGCGTGCTGGTGATCGCCGGCCCCGAGGGCCGGATCTTCGAGATGGGCGTGGTGGCCGCACTCGCCTCCTGCCTCTTCTATGGCCTCGTCTCGGTCTTGCTGCGCACGTTGAGCCGCAGCGAGGAAAGTTGA
- a CDS encoding nucleoside deaminase, with protein MLRAIRAAEAAAGRGEVPVGAVVVDGPSGRVLAEAGNRVEELKDPTAHAELLALRQAASILGAPRLDACDLYVTLEPCAMCASALAHARIRRLYFGAYDPKGGAVEHGARLFTLPGCLHRPEVYGGIEESRAAELLRGFFRERR; from the coding sequence ATGCTGCGCGCCATCCGCGCGGCCGAGGCCGCCGCCGGACGCGGCGAGGTTCCGGTGGGTGCCGTGGTGGTGGACGGGCCGAGCGGCAGGGTGCTGGCGGAAGCGGGCAACCGCGTGGAAGAGCTCAAGGATCCGACCGCCCATGCCGAGCTGCTGGCGCTCCGCCAGGCCGCCTCAATCCTGGGTGCCCCGCGCCTGGACGCCTGCGATCTCTACGTCACCCTCGAGCCCTGCGCCATGTGCGCGTCCGCCCTCGCCCATGCCCGCATCCGCCGGCTCTATTTCGGCGCCTATGATCCCAAGGGGGGTGCGGTCGAACACGGGGCGCGTCTGTTCACGCTTCCCGGCTGCCTGCACCGTCCGGAGGTCTATGGCGGCATCGAGGAGAGCCGGGCGGCCGAGCTCCTGCGCGGCTTCTTCCGGGAGCGGCGGTAG